A window of the Trichoplusia ni isolate ovarian cell line Hi5 chromosome 4, tn1, whole genome shotgun sequence genome harbors these coding sequences:
- the LOC113492640 gene encoding presenilins-associated rhomboid-like protein, mitochondrial gives MFFRNVWCAAELTNSCRPVLLQQCRGGVSNVRLQVRNSLHNSRRGGRRAGLEPDPLAQIQIESGPLHPRALWKPFFFTVGVSTVSLTACVIWEYENLRSHASSFLKRPGTWLSAQQRKFKTQLQKAEPGPISKWWNSLRDSEKVFYPILAANVLVFGCWRVRSLQPFMVKYFCSNPSGSSRCLPMLLSTFSHYSALHLAANMYVLYSFMPAAVASLGKEQFVAMYLSAGVVSSFASFLYKVLLNQPGLSLGASGAIMSVLSYVCVQYPDTRLSIIFLPMYTFAAGTAIKVIMSVDLAGVVFGWKFFDHAAHLGGALFGMAWCHWGSSNIWGNRDKFLQYYHTLRKNDSGR, from the exons atgttCTTTAGAAATGTTTGGTGTGCAGCCGAGTTAACGAATAGTTG CAGACCAGTTCTCCTCCAACAATGCCGTGGTGGCGTTAGCAACGTGCGTTTGCAGGTTCGCAACTCGCTTCACAACAGCCGGCGCGGAGGTCGGCGGGCGGGCCTCGAGCCCGATCCCCTAGCACAGATACAGATAGAATCTGGGCCATTACATCCTAGAGCACTGTGGAAACCGTTCTTTTTTACAGTCGGG GTATCCACAGTAAGCCTTACTGCCTGCGTGATATGGGAATATGAAAACCTTCGCTCACATGCTTCATCATTTCTTAAACGACCAGGCACTTGGTTAAGTGCCCAACAAAGGAAATTCAAAACACAGCTT CAAAAAGCTGAACCAGGTCCAATCTCCAAATGGTGGAATTCCCTGAGAGATAGTGAGAAGGTGTTTTATCCAATACTAGCGGCCAATGTTTTAGTGTTTGGTTGCTGGCGTGTACGGTCTCTACAGCCTTTCATGGTGAAGTACTTCTGTTCAAATCCATCTGGAA gTTCAAGATGTTTACCAATGCTGCTTTCGACATTCAGCCATTACTCAGCACTACACTTAGCTGCAAATATGTACGTCCTCTACAGCTTTATGCCAG CTGCTGTTGCATCACTAGGAAAAGAACAGTTTGTAGCTATGTACCTTAGTGCTGGAGTGGTTAGCAGTTTTGCCAGCTTTCTCTACAAGGTGCTACTGAATCAACCTGGCCTAAGTCTTGGTGCG TCGGGAGCAATAATGTCAGTCTTATCATATGTCTGTGTGCAGTATCCTGACACCCGGCtaagcataatatttttacctATGTACACATTTGCTGCTGGAACG GCTATAAAGGTAATAATGAGTGTCGACTTAGCTGGCGTGGTTTTTGGCTGGAAATTCTTTGACCATGCGGCTCACCTCGGCGGCGCCTTGTTCGGAAT GGCCTGGTGTCACTGGGGTAGCTCGAACATATGGGGCAACAGAGATAAATTCCTGCAGTATTACCATACTCTTAGGAAAAACGACTCAGGAAGGTAG
- the LOC113492647 gene encoding sodium-dependent phosphate transporter 2 has protein sequence MEPFSDELLWLVISGFVVAFVLAFGIGANDVANSFGTSVGSKVLTLTQACILATIFEIAGAVLIGYKVSDTMRKGILDVSLYADGGEKLLAAGCLSALISGAIWLIVATALRLPVSGTHSMVGATVGFTLTAKGPIGVRWSTLGAIVASWFISPALSGTASALLFWLVRRFILRATQPVKAGLSALPFFYGATIAVNVLSVVHDGPKLLAMDNIPLWLALVCSMAFGALVAVCVRIFLVPYYQRRIVAPPVNFSLGLSNETTPANTPTHSNKSSVPQRPTSLLSEDGKVLEVIAECAEMVTLSDADKSSVGVREMNARNRALLATMDDCSILSRSLSPPNKSRLQLIDADPQINTLKYIDETLSCCKSLDSAQMAGMGESYDSRNGFLGDSCDTIARTEFDRLATARATHCVEFDTPPPRLDKEPDGGSAWSIEQGVVVDVSSSVRAPGITPNSSAAPLLRAVSPPPAPAPAPPPDALRLFSFLQVLTATFGAFAHGGNDVSNAIGPLVALWLLYSEGGAHSRAETPLAILVFGGVGIALGLWLWGRRVIRTVGEDLTSITPDTGFTIELGAALTVLVASKAGLPVSTTHCKVGSVVCIGYFSEKAVDWSLFRNIIFAWVVTVPVVAAIAALAMLGLEAFVV, from the exons atggaaCCGTTTTCTGATGAGTTGCTATGGCTTGTGATAAGCGGGTTTGTGGTGGCGTTCGTATTAGCTTTCGGCATTGGCGCGAACGATGTGGCCAACTCATTTGGCACCAGCGTTGGATCCAAGGTGCTCACGCTGACGCAAGCTTGCATACTTGCTACAATCTTCGAGATCGCCGGCGCAGTGCTTATAG GATACAAAGTATCGGACACGATGCGGAAGGGTATTTTGGACGTGTCACTCTACGCAGATGGGGGTGAAAAGTTGTTGGCGGCGGGGTGTTTGTCGGCGTTGATCTCGGGTGCGATCTGGCTGATAGTAGCCACGGCACTGCGACTGCCAGTCTCCGGCACGCACTCCATGGTCGGAGCCACTGTGGGCTTCACGCTCACCGCGAAGGGGCCTATAGGTGTGCGCTGGTCAACACTTGGAGCTATCG TGGCGTCGTGGTTCATATCGCCAGCTTTGAGTGGCACAGCGTCCGCTCTCTTGTTCTGGCTTGTACGCCGTTTCATCCTGCGCGCTACGCAGCCAGTCAAGGCTGGCCTCAGCGCGCTCCCCTTCTTCTATGGAGCCACCATCGCCGTCAATGTGCTGAGCGTGGTCCATGATGGGCCCAAGT TGCTAGCTATGGATAACATCCCGTTGTGGTTGGCGCTCGTCTGCTCCATGGCTTTTGGCGCATTGGTCGCCGTGTGTGTGAGAATCTTCCTAGTTCCGTATTACCAACGCCGAATAGTCGCTCCTCCTGTCAACTTCTCTCTTGGATTATCCAATG AAACAACTCCAGCAAACACACCAACCCACTCTAATAAAAGCAGCGTGCCACAACGTCCGACATCACTGTTGTCCGAAGATGGCAAAGTACTGGAGGTCATCGCGGAATGTGCTGAGATGGTCACTCTGAGTGACGCGGACAAATCCTCTGTGGGAGTGAGGGAAATGAACGCCAGGAACAGAGCTCTCCTTGCAACCATGGACGATTGCAGCATTCTATCAAGAAGTCTCAGCCCACCAAACAAGTCCCGCTTACAGTTAATTGATGCCGATCCCCAAATCAACACTTTAAAATACATCGATGAGACGTTAAGTTGCTGCAAAAGTTTGGATTCGGCGCAAATGGCTGGAATGGGAGAGAGTTACGACTCCAGAAATGGTTTCCTCGGTGATTCATGCGATACCATAGCTCGCACGGAGTTTGATAGACTGGCAACAGCACGGGCGACACATTGCGTGGAATTTGATACTCCTCCGCCACGGCTCGATAAG GAGCCAGACGGAGGTAGTGCTTGGAGCATCGAGCAGGGTGTGGTGGTGGATGTGAGCAGCAGTGTCCGCGCGCCCGGCATCACGCCCAACTCCAGCGCGGCGCCGCTCCTGCGCGCGGTGTCCCCGCCCCCCGCGCCGGCGCCCGCACCACCCCCCGACGCACTTAGATTATTCTCGTTCCTGCAAGTTCTAACTGCAACTTTTGGTGCTTTTGCTCACGGTGGCAATGACGTCAG TAACGCCATCGGTCCTTTGGTGGCTCTATGGCTGCTGTACTCGGAGGGCGGCGCCCACTCCCGCGCGGAGACTCCGCTGGCTATCCTGGTGTTCGGCGGAGTGGGCATCGCACTGGGGCTGTGGCTGTGGGGCCGTCGCGTCATCCGCACCGTCGGGGAAGATCTCACCAGTATTACACCAGACAC GGGCTTCACCATCGAATTGGGGGCAGCACTGACGGTCCTGGTTGCCAGCAAGGCTGGTTTACCAGTTTCTACCACCCACTGCAAGGTTGGCTCCGTCGTCTGCATCGGATACTTCTCAGAGAAAGCTGTGGACTGGAGTCTATTCAG aaatataattttcgcGTGGGTAGTGACTGTGCCCGTCGTCGCCGCCATAGCAGCGCTCGCTATGCTAGGGCTAGAAGCATTCGTCGTTTAG
- the LOC113492648 gene encoding integrator complex subunit 8 produces the protein MDVDLLRPGTVPISPDTVLWFEFLLDPNMLKNHLSKPNPEPSACELIEEFLSVETKNASSKPTSERVVDVDAPPSPPASIPSPSQFSRKQLALKILALKVAATLHWNLDIFEEKLPPQIQQQFMQDLVYVTTDAAFAIPPQEIPADLLQKPQVQFALILYHRWIIRFPVKAALYAKSNKMSYIHMPGMQIDSAYSPLNQNFEKILRMCEASRMQSIIFLDEILSHYEPTSSSGRKESKKIKVPVMESFIHLTEETVDMNHNWNAGDVLISQHELAMQIHFDLCYNYFFYGQHNLAKKHILGCRENSNLLEREISIYGYGPYKEMPWGEFYYASMGKDEILGYIRALNLGFEVLNEEPSLQQKLQDSIANHYTGIIAVLQADNLTREIPMIHRQVVELDIQGSASSGAFTVARDLLNRVSALNAVRYALEGGLPSTHQEFLNKFKIVGIKFFDLLFWALAPVLSSDLSESDWNNLRIFFLHLATSQCRLPIDRIDEYLKKHVGESAEAIRKKLITDEQLNTILNDPVNIDDENMDIPRELLTDDWETPDFEFKTVPELEMGRLKNRLIEASTADDVRMCLVKLAMMAPASLLWKISPSWKPAGELCNALISLPRGFLQDFGYVVSGAARARAEAGCARAALSLLSVLEGEARSQLGQGNDPTLYRLCRHLSWEVLFLQINVVLAEWPHHRINLTALANKCRACIAAVNSNDGVVPRPQVIEACWICLINACEWEGVGVTTGPGEVAAALCAACFELQRGKATRKFPRPLWDYALNIYGSGTTGPTKRSAGGAPSHSRDANGAAAEARNAFNGFLATLREPLAVSVMLSLLARIHNLLIDDSSLELVVEYTNLWPSNISNMNNYNPKFVLESLTDLLERSLKLYPYNTSWLRLYGDVEMAEGRWGAALRRYLCGAAAGSWHFAKRAPDEAGVARRAARCCQALAAPTQAAALCQLPDEPDYTTAFKCLAEKTGNAADAMDGYYGCVWDGTLLEVAVALHARRGEGGRRARAVRAAGALELNANNSDDIQREAAAIRRARLLRALTNQYVA, from the exons AGCCATCAGCATGTGAGTTGATAGAAGAGTTCTTGTCTGTTGAAACAAAGAATGCCAGTTCTAAACCCACTAGTGAGCGTGTAGTGGATGTGGACGCTCCTCCAAGCCCACCAGCCTCCATCCCGTCACCATCACAGTTCAGTCGGAAACAACTGGCCCTCAAAATACTTGCCTTGAAAGTAGCTGCAACTTTACATTGGAATTTGg aTATATTTGAGGAGAAGCTCCCTCCTCAGATACAGCAACAGTTTATGCAGGATCTTGTATATGTTACTACTGATGCTGCATTTGCTATTCCGCCAcag GAAATACCAGCAGACCTTTTACAAAAACCACAAGTGCAATTTGCTTTGATTCTATACCATAGATGGATAATCAGGTTTCCAGTCAAAGCTGCGCTTTAtgcaaaatcaaacaaaatgtcatATATTCACat GCCTGGTATGCAAATAGATAGTGCCTACAGCCCTTTGAACCAAAACTTCGAGAAGATTCTGCGAATGTGTGAGGCTTCACGTATgcaaagtattatatttttagatgagATTTTATCACACTATGAACCAACATCCAGCTCTGGTCGTAaggaatccaaaaaaataaaggtcCCTGTAATGGAATCCTTCATTCACCTTACTGAAGAAACTGTTGATATGAACCACAACTGGAACGCTGGTGATGTATTGATCAGCCAACACGAACTTGCGATGCAAATTCATTTTGATCTCTGCTATAACTACTTCTTTTATGGACAACATAATTTAGCTAAAAAACACATCCTTGGCTGCAGAGAAAACTCCAACTTACTAGAAAGGGAAATCTCAATTTATGGTTACGGCCCTTATAAAGAGATGCCTTGGGGAGAGTTTTATTACGCAAGTATGGGTAAAGACGAAATATTGGGATATATTAGAGCATTAAACTTAGGTTTTGAGGTGTTAAATGAAGAGCCCTCCCTACAACAAAAGCTTCAAGATTCAATAGCTAATCATTACACTGGAATCATAGCAGTTCTGCAGGCCGACAACCTGACTAGAGAGATCCCGATGATTCACAGACAAGTGGTCGAACTTGACATTCAAGGGTCCGCTTCAAGCGGAGCATTCACTGTAGCTAGAGATCTCCTTAACAGAGTGTCTGCATTGAATGCTGTTAGATACGCCTTAGAAGGTGGTTTACCATCCACTCATCaagaatttttaaacaaattcaaaatagtTGGCATCAAGTTCTTTGATCTCCTATTTTGGGCATTGGCCCCAGTTTTATCCTCTGACTTATCAGAATCCGACTGGAACAATTTAAGGATATTCTTCCTCCATCTAGCAACGTCTCAATGTCGGTTACCAATCGATAGAATTGATGAGTACCTTAAAAAACATGTTGGTGAATCAGCAGAGGCCATCAGGAAGAAATTGATTACTGATGAACAATTAAACACGATTCTCAATGACCCTGTTAACATTGATGACGAAAACATGGACATTCCTCGAGAATTGCTGACAGACGATTGGGAAACTCCTGACTTTGAATTCAAGACTGTGCCGGAGTTAGAAATGGGCCGTCTTAAGAATCGACTTATTGAAGCATCAACAGCGGATGATGTTCGAATGTGTTTGGTTAAGTTGGCTATGATGGCGCCAGCGTCTCTTTTGTGGAAGATTAGTCCATCTTGGAAGCCTGCTGGGGAACTGTGCAATGCCTTGATATCCTTACCTAGAGGGTTTCTTCAAGATTTTGGTTACGTTGTGTCCGGTGCAGCTCGAGCAAGGGCTGAAGCGGGATGCGCCCGGGCAGCTTTGTCTTTACTCTCTGTATTAGAGGGCGAAGCTCGCAGCCAACTCGGCCAAGGCAATGATCCTACACTATATAGATTATGTCGTCACCTCTCATGGGAAGTACTATTTCTACAGATTAACGTAGTGTTAGCCGAATGGCCACATCATAGGATAAATTTAACAGCTTTGGCAAATAAATGCAGAGCTTGTATTGCCGCTGTGAATTCGAACGACGGCGTCGTACCAAGACCACAG GTAATAGAGGCTTGCTGGATTTGCCTCATAAACGCTTGTGAATGGGAAGGCGTCGGTGTAACTACAGGCCCGGGTGAAGTGGCCGCGGCGCTCTGCGCCGCCTGCTTCGAGTTACAGCGCGGCAAAGCGACGAGGAAGTTCCCTAGACCTTTATGGGATTACG ctTTGAATATATATGGCTCAGGGACTACCGGTCCTACGAAGAGGTCGGCGGGAGGTGCGCCCTCACATTCACGTGATGCTAACGGGGCAGCCGCAGAAGCGCGTAACGCATTCAATGGCTTCCTAGCCACGTTGAGAGAACCTCTAGCAGTCAGCGTCATGCTTTCCCTCCTAGCCAGGATCCACAATCTCCTTATAGATGACAGTTCGTTAGAACTTGTTGTAGAGTACACGAACCTCTGGCCGTCAAATATATCAAATATGAACAATTATAACCCCAAATTCGTTCTGGAATCTCTCACTGATTTACTAGAACGAAGTCTCAAGTTGTACCCATATAACACGTCATG GCTCCGCCTATACGGCGACGTGGAGATGGCGGAGGGCAGATGGGGCGCGGCGCTGCGGCGCTACCtgtgcggcgcggcggcgggctcGTGGCACTTCGCCAAGCGCGCGCCCGACGAGGCGGGCgtggcgcggcgcgcggcgcgctgcTGCCAGGCCCTCGCCGCGCCCACGCAGGCCGCCGCGCTCTGCCAGCTGCCCGACGAACCTGACTACACTACTGCCTTCAAGTGCTTGGCTGAGAAG ACTGGTAACGCGGCCGACGCGATGGACGGCTACTACGGGTGCGTGTGGGACGGCACTCTCCTAGAGGTGGCAGTCGCGTTGCACGCACGACGTGGGGAGGGGGGGCGACGCGCGCGCGCAGTCCGGGCGGCCGGTGCGCTTGAACTCAACGCGAACAACAGCGACGACATACAACGCGAGGCCGCCGCCATACGACGCGCGCGACTACTGCGGGCTCTCACCAACCAATACGTCgcgtga